ACCCGAAAAAGGGGAGGGGGTTTGTGGCCATTGCCTTGCCTGTATCTCGAAGCCCTTTACGATAAGCAACGATGGCAATTAAAAACGGAACCATGAAAAAATAACGGAGGGAGGCGCTCCATAACCAGCTGCCTCCCGAAATCTCCATCGATCTGTTCAAGACGAACGTCACCGCGAAAAACAAAGATGACAGGATCCCGATCCAAATGGCTTTCACAGTGAGAGCCCCTCCTTATGCGCGCTGCTCGAAAAGCTTCACAGCCTCGATAATGACATTCGTAGCCTTTTCCATATTGTCGACGGAAATATATTCATATTTGCCATGGTAATTCTCTCCGCCCGTGAAGATGTTTGGCGTTGGCATGCCCATATAGGAAAGCTGCGATCCGTCCGTACCCCCACGCACCGGCACGATATTCGGCTTGATGTCGAGCGCTTTGAATGCATCCGAAATAATATCGACGATTTCCATGACCGGCTCAATTTGCTCGCCCATATTGAAATATTGGTCGTGGAGATCAAGCTCCACGGCATGATCGCCATGCTCTTTTTTTAATTGCGCCGCTGTATCGACGAACAATTGCTTTCTTGCTTCAAACGTCTCACGGTCAAAGTAGCGGATAATATAATGCAACTCGGTCTTCTCGACAGAACCTTTCACTTCCATTAAGTGAACGAACCCTTCATATCCATCCGTCACTTGCGGGATTTCGTCCGCAGGCATTGCCGCTTGGAATTGGTTCGCAATCAAAATCGAGTTCACCATTTTGTCCTTTGCGGATCCAGGATGCACATTCGTGCCGTGAAACGTCACTTTCGCTCCTGCCGCATTGAAGCTTTCATATTGAAGTTCGCCAAGAGGTCCGCCATCCATCGTATAGGCGTATTTAGCGCCGAATGCTTCCACATCGAATTTATGAGGACCGCGCCCGATTTCTTCGTCAGGCGTGAAAGCGACACGCAGTTTTCCGTGTTTAATTTCAGGATGCTGAATCAAATACTCCATCGCTGTCACGATTTCAGCGATACCAGCTTTATTGTCCGCTCCTAGCAATGTTGTGCCGTCCGTCGTGATGAGCGTATGACCAACATAGTTTTTCAGCTCGGGGAATGTGGAGACGGACATTGTCGTAGTCGCATTCAACTGAATGTCGTTGCCGTCATAATTGTCCACTCGCTGTGGATTGACGTTTTTGCCTGTATAGTCTGTCGCAGTGTCGACGTGCGCCAAAAAACCGATTGTCGGGATCTCTTTATCCGTATTGGCAGGGAGAGTGGCGAATAGGTAGCCGTTCTCATCTAGAGTGATTTCTTCCATACCGATTTCAGCAAGTTCTTTTTCAAGTACATGCAGTAGATCCCATTGGCCCGGTGTGGATGGTGTGGATGTACTATTTGCATCCGATTGTGTATCGATTTTCGCATAGCGTGTCAGACGTTCGATCAGTTTTTCTTTCATTCCAAATACCTCCAGTTGATGAAAAGCGTTATTTCATTTATCTTATCAGACTATTTCGGGTTGCGGAATACATGATAACTCCGCTCCCATTATCATTTCGATAAATGGTCACGGAATTCCTTCTATTTGAGCGTCGTCAACAGTTTTTTTGTCCGCAGTATGTCAATGAAAACTTCGAGTGCCTTCGTTTGGAACGGTGTGTTTGTCACTATGGAAAATTGGCGGCGGTAGGGGAGTCCTTTCACATCGAGCACTCGTAAATCCCCGTTTTTCAATTCTTTTTTAATCGACCAATGAGAGAGCAGGCTTATTCCAAGCCCCGCCTCAACCGATTCTTTAATTGGTTGTGTACTGCTGAAATTCATGAGCTTCATTGGTGAGATCTCATGTTGCTCGAATAAATTATCCATCGCTTCCCGTGTGCCGGAGCCATGCTCACGGACAATCCAAGTGTCTTTCTCCAAATCTGACATTTCAAGCGGATCGTTCCTACTTGCAAGTGGATGGTCGACTGCACTGACAATTACCATGGCGTCTTCTGCAAAATCCTCAACGATGAGTCTCGCCGCATTGAATTTTCCTTCCACGATGCCGATATCGAGCTGATGGCTTGCGACAAGATCGGCAACAGTCGCTGTATTGCCGATTGTAACTGTCGGTTGGATATCGGGATAAGTCTGTTGCAAATTGGCGATAATGCGTGGCAGCACGTATTCTCCAAATGTATAACTCGCACCAATCGACAGCGGACCGCTCGCCTTATTCGTCAGGTCATCGACAAGACTTTGCATTTTCGTATATAAAGCCAGAATTTCCTTCGCATGATGATAAACGATTTCCCCTGCCTTGTTCAGACGGACGTATTTATTCGTGCGCTCCAGCAGTCTTGCCCCAATCTGCTCTTCGAATTGGCGGATATATTGGCTCACTGCCGGCTGGGTCATATGAAGCTCTTCAGCGGCGCGTGAAAAGCTCTCTTTTTCCGCTACCGTAACGAACACTTTAAGTTTTTGGTCCATCTCCATCACTCCTTGTCACCAATTATAACAATTTACTTATCATAGTTATTATTATAATTTATTTTACTTATGAAAGGCGGCGTATTACGCTTGTACAGGAGGTGTTATATATGAAAGAAAAGAAGGGCACCATGGACAACGGGATGTGGATCGCAGGGATTGCTTTTACATTTTTTATTGCATTATTAGGTTTTTTATTAGCGAAAGTACCTGGATTCAACCATGTCGGACAATTGGCAAGTGCCATCATCATTGCTGTCGCATATCGGCAATTATTCGGTTATCCTGAAGCGCTTCGCAGCGGAATCACATTCTCCTCGAAAAAGCTTCTGAGGCTAGCGATTATTTTATACGGATTAAAATTAAACATTGATGTCGTTTTCCGCGACGGACTCGGATTGCTGGCGCGCGATGTACTCGTCATTGCATTTGCCATCGGACTTATGGTCCTTCTTGCGAAATGGCTGAAGGCGGATAAAAGCATCTCTATGCTGCTTGGGGTAGGGACGGGGGTTTGCGGGGCTGCAGCTATCGCGGCGGTTGCACCGATCATTAAGGCGAAGGATGAAGATACTGCAATCGGGGTCGGCATCATCGCCATGCTCGGGACCGTGTTTGCAATCGGTTATACAGTATTGCGACCGATTGTGCCGTTGCTTCCGACTGAGTATGGCATCTGGTCGGGAATGAGTCTCCACGAATTGGCGCATGTTGCAATAGCAGCGGCTCCTGCAGGAGAAGATGCGCTCGCAATTGCACTGCTTGCGAAACTCGGCAGGGTATTTTTATTAGTGCCGTTATGCTTCATTTTTATTTATTTCATGAAACGCAAAAGCAAGGGGGAAGAAGAGGGGCAGAACAAAATCGAATTCCCTTGGTTCCTCGTCGGGTTCATTGCTATGAGCTTATTCGGAAGCTATGTGCTAGGACACTCGATTCCGGTATCTGACAGCGTAATGACAGGAATCAGCACCACAACGACGTGGCTTTTGACAGCCGCCATGGTCGGACTCGGCCTGAACGTCAGCTTGAAAGACTTGCGTGAACGCGCGATGCGTCCGTTGATTGCGGTGACAATCACATCGATCTGCTTGTCTGTGTTGGTGTATTTCATAATATAAAAAAAGGGCACTCCTTGATGGAGATGCCCTTTTCGTATAAATTAATCTACAGAGTAGTTCTTATGAGAAACAACGGTGAGATTGGATGCGGCGCCGATACGGTCGGCGTCGTCCTCCGAAATTTTAACGATGACCGAGTTTTCAAGAATTTTATGAATCGTCCCGTTCACCTCATGATCATTGCGGACGAATGAAATCTCCTCATCGATATGACGAGCTGCGACAAAATCTGAAACAGGTTTCTCTCTGCGTGGAAATGCCAAACGAATCACTCCTACTGTTTATTCTCATCATGATTTCTAAAGAAAAATTGCTTAGGCACGTCCTAAGCAATCGAATCATGATGGAAAACAACTAGTTGAAACCGATCCCTATCAAGTTGTCTATAACTAGTATACCATAAATTGTCGAACTTTGCAGAATGCTGAATCGAAGAAGAACAACCGCTTGACATTATACCTAGAGGGGTATACAATCGATATTGTAATCAACGTGAAAGGAGCTGAACGTAATTGCACTACGATGAGAAAGTCGTTAATCGTTTAAAAAGGATCGAAGGCCAGATCAAAGGGATTTTACGAATGATTGAAGAAGGAAAAGACTGCAAAGAGGTCGTGACTCAACTGTCAGCTTCCCGTTCAGCGATTGACCGTACGATAGGTGTCATTGTCAGCTCAAATATCATTGCATGTATGCAGAACATTGACGAGAACAATTCGATGTCCCAAGAGGATATCGTGAAGCAAGCGGTAGATCTTCTTGTAAAGAGTCGCTAAACAGTTGACTCTTTTCTTTTAACGGTTTAATATACCCCTAGGGGTAGAGGTAATGTATGAAAGGGTGATTAAATTTGTCTGAAACGAAAAAGACGACCATTGTTCTATTCAGTGGCGACTACGATAAAGCGATGGCTGCGTACATCATTGCAAATGGAGCTGCGGCTTATGACCATGAAGTGACAATCTTCCATACGTTTTGGGGGTTGAATGCACTCCGGAAAGAAGAGCACGTTCCTGTGAAAAAAGGATTCCTTGAAAAGATGTTCGGCAAAATGATGCCGCGTGGTGCTGATAAGATGGGTATCTCAAAAATGAATATGGCTGGAATGGGCCCTAAAATGATTAAGCATGTCATGAAAAAGCATAATGCGATGACGCTTCCTCAGCTGATTGATATGGCACAAGAACAGGACATTAAACTTGTCGCGTGTACAATGACGATGGATTTATTAGGTCTTGATCAAGCAGAGTTACTGGACGGCGTTGACTATGCGGGCGTAGCCGCTTATTTAGCTGATGCACAAGAGGGCAATGTGAATTTATTTATCTAAAAAAGGAGGAAATCACAATGAATGAAGTGACAGCAAAAGAAATTGAAGCAAAACTATCCGCGGGACAAACGCTCAATCTTATAGACGTCCGTGAGGTGGATGAAGTCGCTGAAGGAAAAATTCCTGGCGCCATCAATATCCCTCTTGGATTGTTGGAGTTCCGTATGAATGAATTAGATAAAAACGTTGAGTACACTATGGTTTGCCGTTCTGGAGGACGCAGCGTACAGGCGACGAAGTTCTTGGAAAGTTACGGATACAAAGCGGTGAACATGGCGGGCGGCATGTTGGCATGGGAAGGTCCGACTGAAGATTTTTTTACAAATAATAATACCCCAAGGGGCACTGAGGGGGACGTTGCAATTACACCGATGACGGCTGGAGAAGTCGCAAAAAAAGTGATCTCTAAAGAGGCGTTCTTTATTTTGGATGTCCGGAATGAAGATGCGTTTGCAGATTGGAAAATTGAAGGGGAAAACATTCAATATTTGAATATCCCTTATTTCGATTTACTCGATGGCGTAGAGGAAATCCTTGATCAAATTCCGGCCGATCAAGACGTTGTTGTCGTCTGTGCGAAGGAAGGCTCTTCTATCTTCGTCGCAGAAATGCTTGCTGAGGCAGGACGTGACGTTCACTACTTGCAAGGTGGAATGAGGGCATGGAGCGAATATTTGGAGCCAGTGAAAGTCGGTGACTTGAAAGGTGGCGGCGCGATTTATCAATTTGTCAGAATCGGAAAAGGATGCCTCTCTTACATGATCGTTTCAAACGGAGAAGCGGCCATTGTAGATGCGACAAGAATGACAGATGTCTTCCTGGATTTCGCTAAACAATTGAACGTGAACATTACGAATGTCCTCGATACACATTTGCATGCGGATCATATTTCCGGAGGACGTCAAATTGCCGAAGCTGTGAACGGAACGTACTGGCTACCGCCAAAAGATGCAACAGAAGTGACATTTGATTACGAACCGTTGGAAGATGGCCGAGTCATACAAGTAGGAACATCGAAAATCGATATTAAAGCGCTCTATTCACCTGGTCATACAATCGGTTCCACTTCGTTTATCGTAGACGATGCTTATTTATTGTCAGGAGATATTTTATTCATCGATTCGATCGGACGTCCAGACCTCGCAGGATTAGCAGAGGATTGGGTCGGCGATTTACGGGAAACTTTGTATAGCCGCTACCGTGAGTTGGCGGAGGATCTACTCGTTCTTCCAGCCCACTTCATGGTCATCGAAGAGCTGAATGATGACGGAAGCGTGTCTGAGAAGTTAGGGAAGCTTTTTGCGGAAAACCACGGTTTGAATATCGAGGATGAACAGGATTTCCGTCAAATGGTGACAGGAAACTTACCTCCTCAACCGAACGCATATCAAGAAATCCGACAAACGAACATGGGGAAAATCACGCCTGACGAGGAAACGCAACGTGAAATGGAAATCGGACCAAACCGCTGTGCGGTTCGGTAAATCATACAACAATAAAAAGGAGCGATTTATAAATGAATGTATCAAAAGTATTGGACGCAAAAGGATTGGCATGCCCAATGCCGGTTGTACGTGCAAGAAAGACAATGAAAGAAATGGAGACAGGTGAAATCCTTGAAATCCAAGCGACAGACAAAGGCTCAATGGCTGATATGACAGCTTGGGCAAAATCAAGCGGGCACGAAATGGTCGACCAAAAAGAAGATGCAGGTGTCTTCACGTTCTGGATTAAGAAAGGCTGATTGTAGGGGAGGGGGTATCTGATCAGCCCCCTCAGCCTGTTGACAAACGCTCGCATCCGTTGTTGCTCGTGTCGCTCGTCCGCTCATGAACTTTAGTTCTATTCGCGTCTTCGCTCCACTTCGCGCCTAGGATGACAAGCGTTTTCAATCAGGCTGAGGATATGCCTGGTTATTATATTTTCCCTAAAATTGAGTGTAGACAAAGTCAAAAAACGACTTTGTCTACACTTTGGGGGTATCTGATCAGATACACTTTCCTTATTTAAAAGGAGGGTGAATTTATGGATATGTCATTTCTTATAACGATTTTCCTGATTGGATTTGTGGGGTCCTTCGTTTCAGGTATGGTTGGAATCGGCGGATCGATCATTAAATATCCTATGTTGTTATACATTCCGCCATTGCTCGGAATTGCCGCTTTTTCCGCACACGAAGTTTCCGGAATCAGTGCAATCCAAGTGTTCTTCGCGACAATTTCCGGTGTGTGGGCGTATCGGAAAGGCGGATATCTCAATAAAACGCTAATCATCTATATGGGCAGCGCGATTTTGCTTGGTAGCTTTATCGGGGGCTATGGCTCCAATATGATTTCAGAAGGGTCTATCAACCTTGTGTACGGGATTTTGGCAACGATTGCGGCTATCATGATGTTCATTCCGAAAAAAGGATTGGATGATGTCCCTGCCGATCAGGTGAGCTTCAATAAATGGCTTGCGGCTGTGTTAGCTTTCATCGTAGGAATTGCAGCTGGCATTGTCGGAGCTGCAGGAGCCTTCATCTTAGTTCCAATCATGCTCGTCGTCTTAAAAATCCCGACACGTATGACGATTGCAACTTCACTTGCCATCACGTTCATATCATCAATCGGATCGACTGTAGGGAAGATCGTGACGGACCAAGTTCTATATTGGCCAGCAGCTGTCATGATCGTAGCGAGCATCCTTGCCGCTCCATTAGGGGCAAAAGCGGGGCAAAAAATGAATACGAAAGTATTGCAAGGCATATTAGCTGTATTGATTCTAGGAACGGCTATTAAAATTTGGTTGGATTTTTGATGAATTGAAAAAGGCGATGTAGAGGGGAGAGTCCCTGTACATCGCCTTTTTGTCTCGTCCAGCTCTGCCTTTGAATATTAGCGCAACGTGCGGGAAGTTGCTTGGAGGATTCCTTTCTTCACATTCTGTACAGATTCTTTTTTCCTTGCAAAGACGAAATACGAAGCAATCGTCAACCCAGCGATCAACAACGTGAGTAAAGCTTGTGTTCGTAGTGAATCGATAATGAGCATGGCGACATAAATGCCAACAATGCAAATGATCGAGAAATAAGTCAAGTACGGGTATAGCCACATTTTGACTTCCAAGGCTTCTGGATGTTCACGTTCCAATTTCCGACGCATGCGTAATTGTGAAAACGCGATTACAAGATATACAAGCAATGCGACTGCGCCCGAAGAGTTGATTAAAAATAGAAAAATCTTGTCGGGAGATGTATAGCTAAAAATGACCGCTATATAGGAAAATACAGTACTGAATAGGATGGCGCGTACAGGGACGCCTTTTTTGCTTAGTTTCATGAATGCTTTAGGTGCGTCGCCCTTTTTCGCCATTCCGAATAGCATCCGTGAATTTGCGTAAAGTGCGGAATTCAGACAAGATAATACTGCAGTGAGCACGACGAAATTCATGATCTGAGCTGCTGCCGGGATGCCGACATAGTCAAGCACTGCGACGAAGGGGCTGACAAGGATGTTGGCGGAATTCCAAGGCAGTAAAGTGACGACGATTGCAATTGATCCGATATAGAACACAAGAATACGCCAGACGACACTATTTGTCGCA
The genomic region above belongs to Sporosarcina sp. Marseille-Q4943 and contains:
- a CDS encoding LysR family transcriptional regulator, whose protein sequence is MDQKLKVFVTVAEKESFSRAAEELHMTQPAVSQYIRQFEEQIGARLLERTNKYVRLNKAGEIVYHHAKEILALYTKMQSLVDDLTNKASGPLSIGASYTFGEYVLPRIIANLQQTYPDIQPTVTIGNTATVADLVASHQLDIGIVEGKFNAARLIVEDFAEDAMVIVSAVDHPLASRNDPLEMSDLEKDTWIVREHGSGTREAMDNLFEQHEISPMKLMNFSSTQPIKESVEAGLGISLLSHWSIKKELKNGDLRVLDVKGLPYRRQFSIVTNTPFQTKALEVFIDILRTKKLLTTLK
- a CDS encoding DUF2187 family protein, which translates into the protein MIRLAFPRREKPVSDFVAARHIDEEISFVRNDHEVNGTIHKILENSVIVKISEDDADRIGAASNLTVVSHKNYSVD
- a CDS encoding sulfurtransferase TusA family protein — translated: MNVSKVLDAKGLACPMPVVRARKTMKEMETGEILEIQATDKGSMADMTAWAKSSGHEMVDQKEDAGVFTFWIKKG
- a CDS encoding DsrE/DsrF/DrsH-like family protein, with the translated sequence MSETKKTTIVLFSGDYDKAMAAYIIANGAAAYDHEVTIFHTFWGLNALRKEEHVPVKKGFLEKMFGKMMPRGADKMGISKMNMAGMGPKMIKHVMKKHNAMTLPQLIDMAQEQDIKLVACTMTMDLLGLDQAELLDGVDYAGVAAYLADAQEGNVNLFI
- a CDS encoding metal-sensitive transcriptional regulator, whose amino-acid sequence is MHYDEKVVNRLKRIEGQIKGILRMIEEGKDCKEVVTQLSASRSAIDRTIGVIVSSNIIACMQNIDENNSMSQEDIVKQAVDLLVKSR
- the gabP gene encoding GABA permease, which produces MSTEQDQQLNPDLKIRHISMISIAGVIGAGLFVGSGAVINATGPGAILSYALAGFLVVLVMRMLGEMAAAKPTSGSFSTYASEAIGPWAGYTIGWLYWFFWVVVIAIEAIAGAAIIQYWMPGIPVWFMSLVLTILLTMTNLFSVKSFGEFEYWFSFIKVVSIALFLILGLSVILGWFPNVETPGAANLLGEGGFMPSGFGAVLLGITIVIFSFMGTEIVAIAAGESDHPTKAVRIATNSVVWRILVFYIGSIAIVVTLLPWNSANILVSPFVAVLDYVGIPAAAQIMNFVVLTAVLSCLNSALYANSRMLFGMAKKGDAPKAFMKLSKKGVPVRAILFSTVFSYIAVIFSYTSPDKIFLFLINSSGAVALLVYLVIAFSQLRMRRKLEREHPEALEVKMWLYPYLTYFSIICIVGIYVAMLIIDSLRTQALLTLLIAGLTIASYFVFARKKESVQNVKKGILQATSRTLR
- the pepT gene encoding peptidase T, encoding MKEKLIERLTRYAKIDTQSDANSTSTPSTPGQWDLLHVLEKELAEIGMEEITLDENGYLFATLPANTDKEIPTIGFLAHVDTATDYTGKNVNPQRVDNYDGNDIQLNATTTMSVSTFPELKNYVGHTLITTDGTTLLGADNKAGIAEIVTAMEYLIQHPEIKHGKLRVAFTPDEEIGRGPHKFDVEAFGAKYAYTMDGGPLGELQYESFNAAGAKVTFHGTNVHPGSAKDKMVNSILIANQFQAAMPADEIPQVTDGYEGFVHLMEVKGSVEKTELHYIIRYFDRETFEARKQLFVDTAAQLKKEHGDHAVELDLHDQYFNMGEQIEPVMEIVDIISDAFKALDIKPNIVPVRGGTDGSQLSYMGMPTPNIFTGGENYHGKYEYISVDNMEKATNVIIEAVKLFEQRA
- a CDS encoding YeiH family protein; translated protein: MKEKKGTMDNGMWIAGIAFTFFIALLGFLLAKVPGFNHVGQLASAIIIAVAYRQLFGYPEALRSGITFSSKKLLRLAIILYGLKLNIDVVFRDGLGLLARDVLVIAFAIGLMVLLAKWLKADKSISMLLGVGTGVCGAAAIAAVAPIIKAKDEDTAIGVGIIAMLGTVFAIGYTVLRPIVPLLPTEYGIWSGMSLHELAHVAIAAAPAGEDALAIALLAKLGRVFLLVPLCFIFIYFMKRKSKGEEEGQNKIEFPWFLVGFIAMSLFGSYVLGHSIPVSDSVMTGISTTTTWLLTAAMVGLGLNVSLKDLRERAMRPLIAVTITSICLSVLVYFII
- a CDS encoding sulfite exporter TauE/SafE family protein: MDMSFLITIFLIGFVGSFVSGMVGIGGSIIKYPMLLYIPPLLGIAAFSAHEVSGISAIQVFFATISGVWAYRKGGYLNKTLIIYMGSAILLGSFIGGYGSNMISEGSINLVYGILATIAAIMMFIPKKGLDDVPADQVSFNKWLAAVLAFIVGIAAGIVGAAGAFILVPIMLVVLKIPTRMTIATSLAITFISSIGSTVGKIVTDQVLYWPAAVMIVASILAAPLGAKAGQKMNTKVLQGILAVLILGTAIKIWLDF
- a CDS encoding MBL fold metallo-hydrolase, whose translation is MTAGEVAKKVISKEAFFILDVRNEDAFADWKIEGENIQYLNIPYFDLLDGVEEILDQIPADQDVVVVCAKEGSSIFVAEMLAEAGRDVHYLQGGMRAWSEYLEPVKVGDLKGGGAIYQFVRIGKGCLSYMIVSNGEAAIVDATRMTDVFLDFAKQLNVNITNVLDTHLHADHISGGRQIAEAVNGTYWLPPKDATEVTFDYEPLEDGRVIQVGTSKIDIKALYSPGHTIGSTSFIVDDAYLLSGDILFIDSIGRPDLAGLAEDWVGDLRETLYSRYRELAEDLLVLPAHFMVIEELNDDGSVSEKLGKLFAENHGLNIEDEQDFRQMVTGNLPPQPNAYQEIRQTNMGKITPDEETQREMEIGPNRCAVR